The following proteins are co-located in the Pseudarthrobacter siccitolerans genome:
- a CDS encoding SMP-30/gluconolactonase/LRE family protein, protein MVAGLTIGGLDCLFTGSAWAEGPLWVPSSQAVRWSDIPNDRILEFDPAAGRTREYAVGVEFTNGRTLDADGSVLQCSHGRRRIERDRGGVVTGLVDSYRGRRLNSPNDVVISRDSSIWFTDPPYGILPGTKEGHEGEQEYGGCYVFRFEPASGTLTAMITDLVHPNGLAFSPDESVLYVADTAGPHYGVPLRIASYNVADGTCRPGGTVLELEEGNAADGLRVDVQGRIWTSAGPAVRVYSPSFELLATVAVPERVSNLCFGGPDGQDLYITATTSLYRIRTTTRDAAAMDFDTRHRTRG, encoded by the coding sequence ATGGTTGCTGGACTGACAATCGGCGGGTTGGACTGCCTCTTCACGGGCTCGGCATGGGCTGAGGGCCCCTTGTGGGTGCCGTCGTCCCAGGCAGTCCGCTGGAGCGATATCCCGAATGACCGCATCCTCGAGTTCGATCCCGCCGCCGGGAGGACCCGCGAATACGCAGTTGGGGTCGAATTCACAAACGGCCGCACCCTCGACGCTGACGGCAGTGTGCTGCAGTGCAGCCACGGGCGCCGCAGGATTGAGCGTGACCGCGGGGGAGTGGTGACAGGACTGGTTGATTCCTACCGGGGCCGTCGGCTGAACTCGCCCAACGACGTCGTGATTTCACGTGACTCCAGCATCTGGTTCACGGACCCGCCGTACGGAATTCTTCCAGGCACTAAAGAAGGGCACGAGGGGGAGCAGGAGTACGGCGGCTGCTATGTTTTCCGGTTCGAGCCCGCTTCAGGAACACTGACAGCAATGATCACTGACCTCGTCCACCCCAACGGGCTGGCCTTCTCACCGGATGAGTCGGTCCTCTACGTTGCGGATACAGCCGGTCCTCATTATGGGGTTCCGTTGAGGATTGCCTCCTACAACGTGGCGGACGGCACCTGCCGCCCCGGCGGAACGGTTCTCGAGCTGGAAGAAGGCAATGCTGCTGACGGTTTGCGGGTCGATGTGCAGGGCAGGATCTGGACCTCTGCCGGCCCCGCCGTCCGGGTCTATTCACCGTCCTTCGAACTCCTGGCTACCGTGGCAGTGCCCGAGCGGGTATCGAACTTGTGCTTTGGCGGCCCGGACGGCCAGGACCTTTACATCACAGCCACCACCAGCCTGTACCGCATCCGCACCACCACGCGGGACGCGGCGGCCATGGATTTTGACACCCGCCACCGAACACGAGGATAA
- a CDS encoding aldo/keto reductase, with amino-acid sequence MEYRTLGRSGAVVSSYSLGTMTFGAEATEETSHAILDSYFAVGGNFIDTADVYSAGVSEEIIGRWLAKRPEARDKAVIATKGRFPMGTAPNDVGTSRRHLSRALDDSLRRLGVEQIDLYQMHAWDPITPLEETLRFLDDSVSRGKIAYYGFSNFLGWQLTKAVHVARANGWNPPVTLQPQYSLLVREIESEIVPAALDAGIGLLPWSPLGGGWLSGKYKRDQPPAGATRLGENPERGMEAWKARNDNPRTWAVIDAVEDIAAARGVSPTQVALAWLVDRPAVTSVILGVRTEEQLAGNLAAAELQLSPDETNRLTQVSQPGTGVYPYGPMAQEQRSRKIEGGR; translated from the coding sequence ATGGAATACAGAACCCTGGGCCGCAGCGGCGCGGTCGTTTCCAGCTACTCGCTGGGAACCATGACTTTCGGTGCGGAGGCCACCGAGGAGACCTCACACGCCATCCTGGACAGCTACTTTGCGGTGGGCGGGAATTTCATCGACACCGCCGATGTCTACAGCGCCGGTGTTTCGGAAGAGATCATCGGCCGCTGGCTGGCCAAGCGGCCGGAGGCCAGGGATAAAGCGGTGATTGCCACGAAGGGCCGCTTTCCGATGGGGACGGCACCGAACGACGTCGGAACATCCCGCCGGCATTTGTCCCGCGCCCTGGATGATTCCCTCCGACGTCTTGGCGTGGAACAGATCGACCTGTACCAGATGCACGCGTGGGACCCCATTACTCCATTGGAGGAGACCCTGCGCTTCCTGGATGACTCAGTCAGCCGGGGCAAGATTGCCTATTACGGCTTTTCCAACTTCCTGGGATGGCAACTGACCAAAGCCGTCCATGTTGCCCGGGCGAACGGCTGGAATCCGCCGGTGACCCTGCAGCCCCAGTACAGCCTGCTGGTCAGGGAAATCGAATCCGAGATTGTTCCGGCGGCGCTCGACGCCGGCATCGGCCTGCTGCCCTGGTCGCCGCTCGGCGGTGGGTGGCTCTCGGGCAAGTACAAGCGGGACCAGCCTCCTGCAGGTGCCACCAGGCTCGGTGAGAACCCCGAACGCGGAATGGAGGCCTGGAAGGCGCGCAACGACAACCCACGTACCTGGGCCGTCATCGATGCCGTGGAAGACATTGCCGCTGCCCGGGGAGTCAGCCCTACCCAGGTGGCGCTGGCCTGGCTTGTCGACCGGCCGGCGGTCACGTCCGTGATCCTGGGTGTCCGGACCGAGGAGCAGCTTGCCGGCAACCTCGCGGCGGCCGAACTGCAGCTTAGTCCTGACGAGACCAATCGGCTGACCCAGGTCAGCCAGCCCGGGACGGGCGTCTATCCCTACGGACCGATGGCGCAGGAGCAGCGCAGCCGCAAGATTGAGGGTGGACGGTAG
- a CDS encoding dihydrofolate reductase family protein, with the protein MNSVTCDLTVSLDGFLAGPIQSRDNPLGEGGEDLHRWQFEEPEANAAAIEGILAAGAYIMGRNMFAGPGPGSWDDDWRGWWGEEPPYHAPVFVLTHHPRPPLQMQGGTTFHFVNDGIESALAKARQAAGGKDVAIAGGAETARQYLSAGLIDELRLHISPLLLGAGERLLDGVGNLKLEPTEVSGTSLVTHIRYRLHEGG; encoded by the coding sequence ATGAACAGTGTCACCTGTGATCTCACCGTATCGCTCGACGGCTTCCTCGCCGGACCCATCCAGAGCCGCGACAATCCCCTGGGCGAGGGCGGTGAGGACCTGCACCGGTGGCAGTTCGAAGAACCCGAGGCCAATGCTGCAGCGATTGAGGGCATCCTCGCCGCTGGAGCGTACATCATGGGCCGCAACATGTTCGCCGGTCCGGGACCCGGGTCCTGGGACGATGACTGGCGCGGCTGGTGGGGCGAGGAACCGCCGTACCACGCCCCCGTCTTTGTCCTCACGCATCATCCCCGCCCGCCGCTGCAGATGCAGGGCGGCACAACGTTTCATTTCGTGAATGACGGAATCGAGTCCGCACTGGCCAAGGCGCGGCAGGCCGCGGGCGGTAAGGACGTCGCCATAGCCGGTGGTGCGGAAACTGCCCGGCAGTATCTTTCGGCCGGGCTGATCGACGAGTTGCGGCTCCATATCTCGCCGCTTCTCCTTGGGGCGGGCGAACGTCTCCTGGACGGCGTCGGCAATCTCAAGCTGGAACCGACGGAAGTCAGCGGCACCAGCCTGGTGACGCACATCCGCTACCGGCTGCACGAAGGAGGTTAA